One Candidatus Atelocyanobacterium thalassa isolate ALOHA genomic window, CGAGCTGGGCGCAGAGGAATGGATAAAGTAGGACATGTAATAATTAACCAAACAGTGTTTGAAGGGCCTTCAGAAGCTGCTTATCTCGCTACGGCAAAACCTGAATCTCTTAAAAGCTGTTTTACACCTTCTTATGGAATGGTACTAAATCTACTACAAAAGCATACAATTCAAGAAACAAAAAATCTTTTAGAAAAAAGTTTTGCTGAATATTTAGCTAAATTAAAATTTAAGCCAGAAGAGCAAGCGATTGCCTATTTAAATACGGAAATCAAAGAATTAGATATTAAGCTAAAAAATTTTAAAGAAGAAGATGTCTTAAAGTATGAGGCTTTAGATACTCTTTTAAAGAAAGAAAAAAGACTTTTAAAAAATTTATATGATCAAGATAAAAATCTATGTAAAAAAGAAGTTGCTACTCAAATAAAAAAAATAGGTCCCGGGAAACTGCTCTATCTCAAAAGTCAGCGACTAAATATTTCAAGCCCTTGCTTGTCAACTGTTACTTTAGTTTTGAACTTAGATCAAAATATTAATTTACTTTGCTTAGGAGAAAATAATTATTGGTATTTGGCTAAAAAAGAAGAAATTATAAGTATTTGTAAATTTTCTGTACCTGTTACTTTAGTTAATAAATTAAAACTACCTAACATAGAGCGTTTTACTTCTGGGAAAGGACCAAAAGAAGACTATGTTTGCAATGAGGTACATGAAGTAATGAATAAGTACAAGGCTAGTAAAATAACCTCGCAAGAGATAAACAAGCAACAAGATAAAATTTATGGTATTGAAAAATCTTTAAAAAGTATTTTTCCTTTTAACGAAGAAGATACTAAACAATTATTTAAATTCCATTATGAAAAATTAAAGTTAAACGAAAAGTTGGATTTTAAACAAATTAAAATTCAAAGATTACAGTCTAATCATTTATATTATTGGCAAGAATTTCTTAATTTGATAGAAGTTTTACAAGATCTTGGTGCTTTAGAAAATTATGTTCCTACGTTATTAGGTCAAGCTACTGCAGCTCTGAGAGGAGAAAATGAATTATGGCTAGGTATAGTATTTATGTCAGGAATATTAGATAATTTATGCTCTCATCATTTGGCAGCACTGGTTAGTGCAATAGTTACAGAAACCTTACGCCCTGATACTTGGACAAATTATTTACCATCTTCAGAGCTACTAAATATTGTTAGCAACTGCTCTAAAGATGAAATGAATATTAATAAAATTTATCATTTACTAAATAAAATACAAAAACGCTATCAAATAATAATTCCTATATATCTAGAGTTCAAATTCATTGGATTGGTAGAACAATGGGCTTTGGGTGAAGATTGGAAAAATTTATGTAAAAATACCAGCTTAGATGAGGGAGATTTAGTACGCTTATTAAGACGTACAATTGATTTATTATCTCAAATACCACAGATTCCAGGACTTTCTGATTCTTTAATCAGAAATGCAGAAAAAACAGTAATTCAATTAAAAAGATTTCCTGTTTAAATTTAAACGAAAATTTTTTTATATTGGTTAGGATATCTTATCCGGATGAAAATATTCATATATTTCTCTTGCTAGAGAATATCCTATCCCTGGGGCTTTTCGTAAACTTTCAACAGAAGCTTCCCTAATATAATCAACTGAATGAAAAAAAGAAAGAAGCTCTTTTTGCCTTTGAAATCCTAAACCAGGTATATCGTCTAGTTGAGATGAACGACTATACTTGAGACGTTGCTGACGATGATAATTGATAGCAAAACGGTGTGCTTCATCTCTGACTTTTCTTAATAGTTTTAAACCCGGTTGTTCTGAATTGGTAATTAAAGCGTTAGAATTTCCAGGCACAAATATTTCTTCGTTTTTTTTAGCCAAACTAATAACCTCTAATAAAGGAAAAAGTTTCATTTCTTTTAAAATTTTTACCACTGCAGAAAGTTGGCCTTTACCACCATCGATTAATACTAAGTTTGGATAATCATCTAGTTTTAATAAATCTTCTATTTTTAAATTACGGTAGGAGTTAAATCTTCTACCAATAACTTCTGCCAAACATGCAAAATCATCAGAATGACCTATGCCAATGGCAGTATTCTTGATTTTATAATGACGATAAGATTGTTGGGCTGGAATTCCATTAATAAATACAACTTGCGATGCAACAGCATTAGAACCTTGGATGTGAGAAATATCGTAGCCTTCTATCCTATAAGGAATATTTTTTAAATTTAATATCGTAGTCAAATCTTGTAAAGATGATAAGTTTTGCTCCATATCTTTTTGGGTTTTTTCTAGTTCATATGCTGCATTACGTTGAACTAGATTAATAATTTCAATTTTTTGCTGCTTTTTAGGAACAGTAACAGTAACTTTTTTACCTTTCTTATTTTTTAACCAGTCCGTAAAAACATCTACTTTAGGAAGCTCATATTGCACTACAACTTCATTTGGTATTTCTATCGGTTCTACTTGCCAATAATGTTCTTCCAAAACTCTTTGTAATATGCTGCCTAAAGTTCCAGAAATATTATCAGCAAAAAAGCCCAGGCGGCCTATTAAACGTCCCCCACGAATTTGAAATAATTGTATACAAGTACAGCTATTGTCAGATGCTAAGGCAATTACATCACGTGAAACTGTATCATTTGGTAAAACCACTTTTTGATTAATATTGAGTTCCTGAAGAGCTTCGATTCTATCTCTTATTTGTGCCGCCTGCTCAAATTTTAACTGTGTAGAATATAGCTTCATTTGAGTATCTAGTCTTTGTACTAATTCTTCAGTACGGCCTTGAAATATCATTGCTATTTTAGCAACAATCTTATGATATTGATTAGAAGTAATTAGTTTTTGGCAGACTCCAGGACAGCGACCAATATCATAGTTTAAACAAGGTCGATCCTTAAATAAAGGACGCTTTCTTTGGCGTAAAGGAAAAACACGTCTAACTAAACGCAGTGTTTCTCGTAATTTATGGGTATCAACATATGGTCCGTAATAGCGATCTTTTTTATTATCGAGTCGTCTTTTACGAGTAATAAATATTCTTGGATATTCTTCAGACCAAGTAATACAAACATAAGGATATTTTTTATCATCTTTTAAAAGTACATTAAAGTATGGTTGATATTGCTTAATTAAATTAGCTTCTAAAGCTAGTGCTTCTGCTTCATTATCAGTAACAATGAATTCAATATTATTAACTTGTTGAAGCATTAAGTTAATACGAGGGGTATGGTATTGACCTTCTTGGAAATAGGAGCGAACCCTTACCCTTAAGCGTTTTGACTTACCAATATAAAGAATATCTTCTTGTTTATCTAGCATTAGATAAACTCCAGGCTCTAATGGAAATTCTTTTAGTTTATTCTTTAAAGCATTGTTATTGAGCAATAATTGTTTATACTTTTGCATAACCAACATCTTAGTAATTAATATTTTCTAAGTATGAAAATATTAATTATTTATATCATTATTTAAGATTGGTATATCTGATATATTAATTTACACACTTATAATTACAATATTACCAAGAAATTAGTTGTTTAAGATAAAAATCAAATTTCTTAAAAAATAATTAAGTAGATTAATTCTTTGTTAAGACTTATTATTTTAGTAAGTCTTTTTATGTATTTTTTTAATGCAATATTAACGTAATTTACAAACTCTGAACTATGGACTTGCTTATATTAAGCATTTATTATGAAAATAATATGAGTTTGTTAATTTTTACTGTTTATCTTATTTCCGTTTTAGGTATTTTACCTACTATCATAATAGCATTACTTAAATAATGTATATGTTAGATAATATTCAATTAGTTTTATCAATAGGAGTTGCTAAAATAACAACTTCTATTGTCAGATTTCTAAAGTTAGGAGCTGCAAGTGTTCTCCCTGGAGCAATTTCTCGGTATTTTTATCCAAAAATTTTATCAAAATTATGTGAACAAGTTACTGAAGGAATTGTTATAGTTATTGGTACAAACGGTAAGACTACAACATCTCTTTTGTTGAGAACTATTTTAGAAAATCAGGGATGGAAAGTTACTCATAATCGAACTGGGGCTAACTTAGTTAATGGTTTAATAACAGCATTATTAGAAGATACTAACATAATAGGAAAGTTGACTACAGATTTCGCAATTTTAGAAGTAGACGAAAATATTATCGCTTTATTACTGAAAGAGTGTAAACCTAAAATAATTATCGGTTTAAATCTATTTAGAGACCAGTTAGATCGCTATGGAGAAGTAGATTCAATAAGCTTAGCTTGGCAAAAAGCAATTAGCCCTCTTCCGCATGAAACAACAATTATTTTAAATGCTGATGATCCAACGCTATCTTACTTAGGACAGCAATTATCTCAACAAACCTTTTATTTCGGTTTATCAGAGTCTGAACAATATTTGGAAGAGATTCCTCATGCAGCAGATTCAATATATTGCCCAAGTTGTGGTCATATCTTAAAGTACGAGGGATTTTATCTTTCTCACTTAGGAGATTTTTACTGCTCAAGGTGTAGCTTTAAAAAAAGTCAACTAGATCTTATTAGCAAAGATTGGCCACAAATATTAGTTGGCATACATAATAAATACAATACATTAGCTGCAGGACTGGCTTCTAGAAAACTTGGTGTTGAAATGCCTAAAATTTTTAGCACTGTAAAAACTTTCAAACCAGCTTTTGGCAGAGCAGAAGAATTAACTGTTAACGATAAAAAAATTTGTATTCTGTTGTCAAAAAATCCTGTAGGCATGAATGAAACTATAAAGATAGTAAATAATTCTAAAAAAGAAGGATGTTCCTCAACAACTTTATTAATCCTAAATGATAGAATACCTGACGGTATAGATGTTTCCTGGATTTGGGATGTAGATACAGAACTCTTGGTCAAATTAGGTGGCAATCTAATAGTAAGTGGTGATCGAAGTTATGATATGGCCTTACGTTTAAAATATAGTCAACAAAATTTAATAAGCTCAAACAGTATATTTAACTTAATTGTTGAAGAAAATTTAAACGAAGCTATAAAAATAGCTCTAAATCTAACCACAAAAACAGAAACTTTATATATAGTTCCTACTTATTCTGCCATGTTGGAAGTAAGAGAAATAATAATCGGACGTAAAATTTTATAAAACTTTATTACAAAGGATAGATTAGAGATCAAATAAGTCTATATATGTATTGATGAAGCAATATTATTAAATTTGTTATCATGGTCACAATATGGAAAATTTGAAACATGAAAAACTAAAATTTAAGTAAGAACAAAATTGTCTAGTTACGTTAATATCTTCTTTAGTTTGCTGAAAGTTATTTCATGATCTGTAACAAAGTTCTAGTATTAAATGCATCTTACGAGCCACTTAACATAACTAGTTGGCGAAGAGCAGTAGTTTTGTTAATTAAAGGGAAGGCAGAACAACTTGAAAATAACAAAACACTAATTTATTATCACTTCCCCCTTCCTTCTGTTATTCGTTTACGCCACTATGTTAGAGTTCCCTATAAAAGAATCCCCCTAACTCGCCGTAATATATTAGAGCGTGATTGTTATACATGTCAGTATTGTAATGCTCAAACAGAAAAATTGACACTAGACCATGTAATTCCTCGTTCTCGTGGGGGTGGAGATACTTGGGAAAATATTGTTACTGCTTGTGTTAAATGTAATATAAAAAAAGGTAACCGTACTCCTAAAGAAGCAAAAATGAATATAATAAATTCTTCGAAGAAGCCATATAGTAGTTTACAGTTTGAGATATTTAAACATACTAAAGCAAATTTTAATCGTGAGTGGCATAAATATATTATTGGTATCTGATATAGTTTAAATATATAAATAAGTTAATTGGTCAAATCTTTTACCCTAAGAATAAAATTCTTACTAAAAAAATTAGTTATATGTTATAGTAGTATTTCGTACGTAAGTGCAAAACATTATTAGTGTTTTGACTGACATATGGGGGCGTGGCGGAATGGTAGACGCTACGGACTTAAATAATTGAGCCTTGTTAAAGAGATTTAACAAGTGTAAGTTCTCAAATTCAGGGAATCCTAAGTCTTTGTTAATCTATGATTTAGATAAGGCAATCCTGAGCCAAGCTTATTCTTATAAAAGATTAGGAAGGTGCAGAGACTCGACGGGAACTACCCTGTATTAAATAAAGGGTAAAGAGAGAGTCCAATTCTTAAAGTCTAATTAGATAATAGCGAAAGCTATATAAGGGATGAAAATCCGTTGACCGCAAGGTCGTGAGAGTTCAAGTCTCTCCGCCCCCACTACTTTTCTAAAATCATATCTAAAATATATAACCATGGATTACTCAATCCATGGTTATATA contains:
- a CDS encoding DEAD/DEAH box helicase; this encodes MLDSLQQNIKTLFPFQLDKFQQDSINALNQGKSLVVCAPTGSGKTLIGEYAIYRALNLKQRVFYTTPLKALSNQKFRDFREKFAIQNEKIDESMVGLITGDTVLNANASIVIMTTEIFRNMLYETLIGQVGTSLDNVATVILDECHYISNRSRGTVWEESIIYCPPNIQLVALSATIGNPGELTEWINQVRTSFPNRNSEKNLISLCELVNSNFRPVPLRFYFSQKNGLFPLLNSQKSALNALLKSQEPKDKLKRIKREDCPDPLTVVKQLYQRKLLPSIYIIFSRRECDKAVQKLHDLNLVSPEEAHALQYNLLIFFLADSPNLQENLLRITASKNLALHKVLKDFLKNFNTHSLLFSYLAKNKDAKNYLFDILASLCNLVREDHLEPLTRGIAAHHAGILPAWKELVEQLFEAGLVKVVFATATLSAGINMPARTTVISALSKRTDNGHNMLTPSEFLQIAGRAGRRGMDKVGHVIINQTVFEGPSEAAYLATAKPESLKSCFTPSYGMVLNLLQKHTIQETKNLLEKSFAEYLAKLKFKPEEQAIAYLNTEIKELDIKLKNFKEEDVLKYEALDTLLKKEKRLLKNLYDQDKNLCKKEVATQIKKIGPGKLLYLKSQRLNISSPCLSTVTLVLNLDQNINLLCLGENNYWYLAKKEEIISICKFSVPVTLVNKLKLPNIERFTSGKGPKEDYVCNEVHEVMNKYKASKITSQEINKQQDKIYGIEKSLKSIFPFNEEDTKQLFKFHYEKLKLNEKLDFKQIKIQRLQSNHLYYWQEFLNLIEVLQDLGALENYVPTLLGQATAALRGENELWLGIVFMSGILDNLCSHHLAALVSAIVTETLRPDTWTNYLPSSELLNIVSNCSKDEMNINKIYHLLNKIQKRYQIIIPIYLEFKFIGLVEQWALGEDWKNLCKNTSLDEGDLVRLLRRTIDLLSQIPQIPGLSDSLIRNAEKTVIQLKRFPV
- the uvrC gene encoding excinuclease ABC subunit UvrC — translated: MQKYKQLLLNNNALKNKLKEFPLEPGVYLMLDKQEDILYIGKSKRLRVRVRSYFQEGQYHTPRINLMLQQVNNIEFIVTDNEAEALALEANLIKQYQPYFNVLLKDDKKYPYVCITWSEEYPRIFITRKRRLDNKKDRYYGPYVDTHKLRETLRLVRRVFPLRQRKRPLFKDRPCLNYDIGRCPGVCQKLITSNQYHKIVAKIAMIFQGRTEELVQRLDTQMKLYSTQLKFEQAAQIRDRIEALQELNINQKVVLPNDTVSRDVIALASDNSCTCIQLFQIRGGRLIGRLGFFADNISGTLGSILQRVLEEHYWQVEPIEIPNEVVVQYELPKVDVFTDWLKNKKGKKVTVTVPKKQQKIEIINLVQRNAAYELEKTQKDMEQNLSSLQDLTTILNLKNIPYRIEGYDISHIQGSNAVASQVVFINGIPAQQSYRHYKIKNTAIGIGHSDDFACLAEVIGRRFNSYRNLKIEDLLKLDDYPNLVLIDGGKGQLSAVVKILKEMKLFPLLEVISLAKKNEEIFVPGNSNALITNSEQPGLKLLRKVRDEAHRFAINYHRQQRLKYSRSSQLDDIPGLGFQRQKELLSFFHSVDYIREASVESLRKAPGIGYSLAREIYEYFHPDKIS
- a CDS encoding Mur ligase family protein, encoding MYMLDNIQLVLSIGVAKITTSIVRFLKLGAASVLPGAISRYFYPKILSKLCEQVTEGIVIVIGTNGKTTTSLLLRTILENQGWKVTHNRTGANLVNGLITALLEDTNIIGKLTTDFAILEVDENIIALLLKECKPKIIIGLNLFRDQLDRYGEVDSISLAWQKAISPLPHETTIILNADDPTLSYLGQQLSQQTFYFGLSESEQYLEEIPHAADSIYCPSCGHILKYEGFYLSHLGDFYCSRCSFKKSQLDLISKDWPQILVGIHNKYNTLAAGLASRKLGVEMPKIFSTVKTFKPAFGRAEELTVNDKKICILLSKNPVGMNETIKIVNNSKKEGCSSTTLLILNDRIPDGIDVSWIWDVDTELLVKLGGNLIVSGDRSYDMALRLKYSQQNLISSNSIFNLIVEENLNEAIKIALNLTTKTETLYIVPTYSAMLEVREIIIGRKIL
- a CDS encoding HNH endonuclease, translating into MICNKVLVLNASYEPLNITSWRRAVVLLIKGKAEQLENNKTLIYYHFPLPSVIRLRHYVRVPYKRIPLTRRNILERDCYTCQYCNAQTEKLTLDHVIPRSRGGGDTWENIVTACVKCNIKKGNRTPKEAKMNIINSSKKPYSSLQFEIFKHTKANFNREWHKYIIGI